One bacterium genomic window, CAGATCGCGAAGACGATCCTGCTGCTGTCCGGGGAGACGGCGATCGTGGTCGTGATCTCCGGGGATCGCCGGGTGGACACGAAGAAGGTCCGCGCACTGGGATACGGGAAGAGGGTGCGGCTTGCGGGGCCGGACGACGTGGTGAGCCGCACGGGGTTCGCCGTCGGGGCCGTGTCTCCGGTCGCCTTGCCCTACGGGGTGCCGATCTACCTCGACCGCTCCCTGCGCCGGTTCGAAACGATCTACCCCGCCGCGGGGGCGACGAACAACATGTTCGCGACCACCCCCGACGAACTGCTCGCGCTCACCGGTGGAACCGAGACCGACCTGTCCAGCGACGAGGGGCCACCCGGGAAGGTTCCGTAACCGCCGATTTCCCGTCCCGCGGTTTGTCCGCGTCCGTCGATGCGCTTGCCTCCGTTTTTTTGATTGACAGCCCTCGCACCAATTTGCTACAAATGAGCAACTATTTCAACGAACGGAGCACACGCGTTGGGTTCACCGGCAGGGAAACAGGGCGCGGCAACGGCGGAGAAACCCGCCTACATCGACGCCGCGAGCGTGCGCGCGGCCAGGGCCGCCATGCCGGGGGACCGGATGGTGCGGGCCCTTGCGGAAACGTTCAGCGCGTTGAGCGACCCCACGCGGATCCGGATCCTCTCCGCGCTGGGGGAGCAGGAGCTCTGCGTCATCGACCTGGCGCGGTTCCTCGGGCTTACCGGATCGGCGGTTTCGCACCAGTTGCGGCTCCTTCGGGGCCAGCGCCTTGTGAAATACCGAAAGGAGGGAAAGATCGCCTATTATTCGCTGGACGACGATCACATCCGGAACCTCATGGAGGAATGCATCAAGCACGTATCCGTGGGGTGATTTTTTTGCCCTATGAATGAAACAAATGCTCATATATGCGCCATGGGAGGAGGGATACCGTTGGAAGCCAGGGAGAGAAGCCCAAACCGGCAGGATTCGTGGCCCCCCGCACGGGCGGAGGCGACGGCCAAGGAAGATCGCGGAGAAATGAGGGTCGAGGAGTACGTCGACCGGATCGCCGAAGAGATGCACGATCGGGTGGAGTTCCAGCGCCGTCTCCTCAAGCAGGTCCTCGCAGGCGGAGGGAGCACATCGGACCCCCGGGCGTATTGTCCCCTGGTCGACTGTCCCAGGCTTTCGAGGCTGCAGGCCGCTCTCCGGGAAACGATCGAGGTGTTCGAGGAAACGCGAAGTTCGTTCAAATCCAGGAGATTGGAGGTGATGCGAAAGCGACTGATCGACATCCTCGCCGGGAGCTGACCGGCAAGGGGCGTTTTACGGTACGGATCGGGCGGCAAAGCGGCTTTTCCGCTCCAAGAACCGCACAGTGAAAGCGCAACTTGAGGGCGCACGTACGACGTGCCCGGGCCATACGGGTTGTTGCTTACAAAACTTCTTTGTGGATGGAAGGAGTGTGCGGCATGAATACCGTTCCGTATCCGAATCGTTTCCGTTCGTTTGTCCTTTCCTCTTTTTTCCTTACCACGCGCGGGATTCTTCCGTTCGCGACTGTCCTCGCGCTTCTCGCCTTGTGCCTGGGAGGGCCGGCCCGGGCCCAGGAGAGTCCGCCCGATCCGCAAGACCTGAAAATCCGGGAACTGGAAAAGACCGTTGACGCGCTCGAGGATCGGATCGATGCGATGGACCGGACGAAGGCTTCCCCCGGAGGATCGTGGGCCGACAGGTTCACCTTCGGCGGCTACGGGGAGATGCACGCCAACTTCGGGGAGGGAAGCGCTCCGGACCAGTTCGACATCCACCGCCTGGTAGCGTACGTCGG contains:
- a CDS encoding YbaK/EbsC family protein is translated as MRTRGETEVRAFFESAGVPKEIHHFEESTHNSELAARSLGVRVGQIAKTILLLSGETAIVVVISGDRRVDTKKVRALGYGKRVRLAGPDDVVSRTGFAVGAVSPVALPYGVPIYLDRSLRRFETIYPAAGATNNMFATTPDELLALTGGTETDLSSDEGPPGKVP
- a CDS encoding metalloregulator ArsR/SmtB family transcription factor gives rise to the protein MPGDRMVRALAETFSALSDPTRIRILSALGEQELCVIDLARFLGLTGSAVSHQLRLLRGQRLVKYRKEGKIAYYSLDDDHIRNLMEECIKHVSVG